The following coding sequences lie in one Uranotaenia lowii strain MFRU-FL unplaced genomic scaffold, ASM2978415v1 HiC_scaffold_864, whole genome shotgun sequence genomic window:
- the LOC129760941 gene encoding rab3 GTPase-activating protein non-catalytic subunit, which yields MSCEVKLLSSVDDLREVQEQFGLSSEENWLNAVCHSLSPAGDILAFGHGSILTVLSSKWDRSRQLYVYRAAWKGAIEDPNCLITAVLCLPIVGQGASSATSVDFSYTCVGLDSGRVLFYGENGTLIASQLFHQEPVQAIKAQSGKHINEEVYVFYASCVVIIQGSQLFPFLRSLRQQIGRYGIGSPRVNETMESIVCRKWSYGKSMTVQDGVVVGPQKTCTFDHLLTASLEGGFFAKYRHAPPQNSLIVAAGIKPYIGFHYAKEGFSQPVLADVARAVASKIKSALPSWFGGSSAPQTIPEPQLPPSEPLICRFGLCDLQRSAFNVWLAPDFKQAAVSDNLGRVILVDCVRGIATRIWKGYRDAQCGFVEVHEKLPKDSTVKQDRRKAIFLVIYAPRKAVLEVWALQNGPKVAAFTASKNGQLIYNTHSFMGVSTANSKLKYSSQCCTFFDPTDSSLKEINIPFHCALNDAKSNTAKDLHLLKRLKVCLKTGEGSEAEELQEMMEMCRSFETEEIKRQCVEMLARHKKIKPHLFCCAIEVFGRFDEEVEDLDISDKRDHLRIVCENYRKLTMFYLYLIGDSSSVVENIQSEIECSEQEVVESDPQEFDDQTNNQDAEPKPDSVESNPKEIPPGTKSKFIDENVKLSEIELASIGKLIELLGMNASDDSPSSTRVTFEASTAKNNNFQEYLSYFNVSNDDLILLKDDSCSLYSSLSRIIYEELYQGKHVRLDGFVEAAKNSGMMQEDLFKLFLAFWLRLPFEYRDIAELIEDLNRFSKILRRICLLSEDKIHFENNTICLWWQNAREYLLESPCALRGLLAAIMCRNEALKYEDNSDAEDYQFEEVSQEACQWTLLIGKLDDVAVLGTILADCLKCSQVKYPCLKYQKPDVSLKEILRGGQGIVAEMVAKWIGASGIDPEKLVIEVPEEATENEQAGVVAPETSERKEKKRIQLIKQDLLQTSEYGGSSESELDPVLYNLNILRRHFPFSLDSGTLLCHLAWEYICNWSKNMSNIDCLSAGLACLKAIPRLQYSMKHGLCCMIWNAHLKIPLEATKKLVNKVGRLPKEKLCLQDIGISDALVTQFLENCLEFLDHFSGSIDHDKLELRFEELLQVGPIPLTSLAVQQNSANMALLKLHHELTTTLLILTSFNVKYQKPIQQFFDGMANQSFFAEINRQLAYQLPKADLLLKRVRFEFLCKTITATMDLIREDLENVFYTDHIAWMGRLEQLAVVWEISVTELTKHQPQKAYYVCCDRNSIS from the exons AGGAAAACTGGCTGAATGCCGTGTGCCACTCGTTATCACCGGCCGGGGATATCCTGGCCTTCGGCCACGGATCAATCCTGACGGTGCTGAGCTCCAAGTGGGATCGTTCCCGGCAGCTGTACGTGTACCGGGCGGCCTGGAAGGGTGCCATCGAAGATCCGAACTGTCTGATTACGGCCGTGCTGTGTCTACCGATTGTAGGTCAGGGTGCTAGTAGTGCTACAAGTGTTGATTTCAGCTATACCTGTGTGGGATTGGACAGTGGCCGGGTGTTGTTTTATGGGGAAAATGGAACGTTGATTGCGTCCCAGTTGTTCCACCAGGAACCGGTTCAGGCGATCAAGGCCCAAAGTGGAAAACATATCAACGAGGAGGTGTATGTGTTCTATGCTTCATGTGTGGTGATCATTCAGGGATCGCAGCTGTTCCCGTTTTTGAGGAGTCTGAGGCAGCAGATTGGGCGGTATGGGATTGGGAGTCCTCGGGTCAATGAGACCATGGAGTCGATTGTGTGTCGCAAGTGGAGTTATGGGAAAAGTATGACGGTGCAGGATGGGGTAGTGGTGGGTCCTCAGAAGACGTGTACCTTCGATCATCTGTTGACGGCCAGCTTGGAGGGGGGATTCTTTGCCAAGTACAGGCATGCACCGCCGCAGAACTCGTTGATCGTGGCGGCGGGAATCAAACCTTATATTGGGTTCCATTACGCTAAGGAAGGATTTTCGCAGCCTGTCTTGGCCGATGTTGCTCGAGCAGTTGCCAGCAAAATTAAATCAGCATTACc ATCATGGTTCGGTGGTTCTTCGGCACCCCAAACCATTCCGGAACCTCAGCTGCCGCCATCGGAACCGTTGATTTGTCGGTTTGGGCTTTGTGATCTACAGAGAAGTGCCTTCAACGTTTGGCTAGCGCCAGACTTCAAACAGGCGGCTGTGTCCGATAATCTGGGTCGGGTGATCCTGGTGGATTGTGTTAGGGGAATTGCGACCCGAATCTGGAAGGGTTATCGGGATGCTCAGTgtggttttgtggaagttcatgAAAAGCTGCCGAAAGATTCGACTGTGAAGCAAGATCGTCGAAAGGCGATATTCTTGGTTATCTATGCCCCGAGGAAAGCAGTGCTTGAAGTTTGGGCGTTGCAAAACGGTCCTAAGGTGGCCGCCTTTACGGCTTCTAAGAACGGACAGCTGATCTACAATACCCACAGTTTCATGGGAGTCAGTACAGCCAACAGCAAGCTAAAGTATAGTAGTCAGTGTTGTACATTCTTCGACCCCACTGATAGTTCTTTGAAGGAGATCAACATTCCGTTCCATTGTGCGTTGAACGATGCAAAGTCTAATacagcaaaagaccttcatctGTTAAAGAGACTGAAGGTGTGTTTGAAAACTGGTGAAGGAAGTGAGGCCGAAGAGTTGCAAGAAATGATGGAAATGTGTAGAAGTTTCGAAACGGAAGAAATCAAGCGACAGTGCGTGGAAATGTTGGCGCGACATAAAAAGATCAAGCCGCATTTGTTCTGTTGTGCTATCGAGGTATTTGGAAGATTTGACGAAGAAGTTGAAGACCTGGACATCAGTGACAAACGCGATCATCTTCGGATTGTTTGTGAAAACTATAGAAAGTTGACTATGTTTTATCTTTATTTGATAGGGGATTCAAGTTCTGTGGTTGAAAACATCCAATCCGAGATAGAATGCTCTGAGCAAGAGGTGGTTGAAAGTGATCCTCAAGAGTTTGATGATCAAACGAATAATCAAGATGCTGAACCTAAGCCCGATTCCGTTGAAAGCAATCCAAAAGAAATACCACCGGGAACCAAAAGCAAGTTCATCGATGAGAATGTCAAACTTTCGGAAATTGAACTGGCCTCAATCGGCAAACTTATCGAACTATTAGGAATGAATGCATCAGACGACAGTCCATCGTCTACTCGGGTCACCTTCGAAGCGTCCACCGCTAAGAACAACAACTTCCAGGAGTATTTGTCGTACTTCAATGTTTCCAACGATGATTTGATCCTACTGAAAGATGATTCTTGTAGTCTGTACAGTTCCCTCAGTAGGATCATCTATGAGGAACTCTACCAGGGCAAACATGTACGACTAGATGGATTTGTTGAAGCTGCTAAAAACTCCGGTATGATGCAGGAAGATTTGTTCAAACTGTTCCTAGCTTTCTGGTTGCGATTACCCTTCGAGTACAGAGACATTGCTGAACTGATCGAGGATTTGAACAGATTCAGTAAAATTCTTAGGCGAATTTGCCTTCTTTCTGAAGATAAGATCCATTTCGAGAACAACACTATTTGTTTATGGTGGCAAAATGCTAGAGAATATCTACTGGAATCGCCGTGTGCCCTTCGAGGTCTTCTAGCGGCTATCATGTGCCGTAATGAAGCCCTCAAGTATGAAGATAACAGCGACGCCGAAGACTATCAGTTTGAGGAAGTCTCACAGGAAGCCTGCCAGTGGACACTACTGATCGGTAAACTTGATGACGTAGCAGTCCTCGGAACGATTCTTGCAGACTGCCTTAAGTGCTCTCAGGTGAAATACCCTTgtctaaaatatcaaaaaccgGACGTAAGTCTCAAAGAGATTCTTCGTGGAGGTCAAGGGATCGTTGCTGAAATGGTGGCAAAATGGATTGGCGCCAGTGGAattgatcctgaaaagttagTGATCGAGGTCCCCGAGGAAGCTACTGAAAATGAACAAGCCGGAGTAGTAGCACCCGAAACTagcgaaagaaaagagaagaaaCGAATCCAGCTGATCAAGCAAGATCTTCTGCAAACCAGCGAGTACGGTGGCAGCAGCGAATCCGAGCTTGATCCCGTCCTCTACAACCTCAACATCCTTCGAAGACATTTCCCCTTCAGTCTGGACAGCGGAACGCTCCTGTGTCACCTTGCCTGGGAATACATTTGCAACTGGAGTAAGAACATGTCCAACATCGACTGCCTTTCGGCTGGCCTCGCTTGCCTCAAAGCCATCCCCCGGCTACAGTATTCAATGAAACACGGACTGTGCTGCATGATATGGAACGCCCACCTCAAAATACCCCTGGAAGCCACGAAAAAGCTTGTCAACAAAGTAGGAAGACTTCCGAAAGAAAAACTCTGTCTACAGGACATTGGAATCTCCGATGCCCTCGTCACCCAATTCCTCGAAAACTGCCTCGAGTTTCTCGATCACTTCTCCGGTTCCATTGATCACGATAAACTGGAATTGAGGTTCGAAGAACTTCTCCAGGTCGGTCCGATTCCCCTGACATCCCTCGCCGTCCAGCAGAACTCGGCCAACATGGCCTTGCTCAAGTTACATCACGAGCTAACCACCACGCTGCTAATTCTAACTTCCTTCAACGTCAAGTACCAGAAACCGATCCAACAGTTCTTCGACGGAATGGCCAATCAGTCATTCTTCGCCGAAATAAATCGGCAACTGGCCTACCAGCTGCCCAAGGCCGATCTATTGCTCAAGCGGGTGAGGTTTGAGTTTCTGTGCAAGACTATTACCGCCACCATGGATCTGATACGGGAAGATTTGGAGAACGTTTTCTACACCGATCACATCGCCTGGATGGGGCGGCTGGAGCAGTTGGCTGTCGTGTGGGAGATAAGCGTCACGGAGCTGACCAAGCATCag CCACAGAAAGCGTACTATGTATGCTGTGACCggaattcgatctcatga